The following nucleotide sequence is from Candidatus Kuenenbacteria bacterium HGW-Kuenenbacteria-1.
TACTAAAATTTTACCCAACGGAACCGCTTATGTAACAGACGCCGGAATGGTCGGAGCTGAAGATTCTGTTATTGGAGTAGAAAAAGAAAGTGTAATTGAATCGTATTTAACCCAAATTAATCATCAATTTGTTTTTCCAGAAAAAGGAGAATGCGTATTTAATTCTGTTTTATTAGAAATTGATTTAAAAACAGGAAAAGCAATAAATATTCGAAGAGTTGACAAAAAAACAATGATAGGCTAAAATTAAACAAAATATAGAAATTATAAAAATATAATTTCTAATTTAGATTAGAGCTTTGCATTTTTATTTTATGATATGAATTTCCCAAAAGCTAACAGCTATAAGCTAAAAGCTAACTTAACACGAAAGGGGGTGAAACATAATGAATAAAACAGAATTAATCGACACCATTGCTACTAAAATTAGCATTAAAAAAACAGAAGCTGAAAAAATGATAGCAACTTTTATCGCTATTGTTACTACTACTCTTAAAAAAGGAGGTGAAGTAGCTTTAACTGGTTTTGGAACTTTTTCTGCTAAAAAAAGAGCGGCAAGAATGGGAGTTAATCCACAAAATCCTACCCAAAAAATTAAAATTCCAGCAGTAACAGTACCTAAATTTAAAGCTGGAAAAACATTAAAAGATGCTTTAAAATAAAAGCAATATTATAAAACATTTTGAAATTTAAATTTCAAAAATAAAAACACTCCAAAGTACTTCGGAGTGTTTTTATTTTTTATAAAACAAAAATTTTACTAATAAATATGTCTTTTAATAACAAACCAATTATACAATTTGATTTATATTTTTATTTTCGCAAATTATTTTTTGAATATTTAAAGCTCCCAATTTTTCGCCTTCAATAAATCCTTGCATAGCAGCTTCAGCAAAATAACCCATTTCTAACCAATCAAAAAACCATTGAGTAATATAATTTAAATCTTCCGGCAAAAATCCAAATCCTGATTTTAACAACCATCTCATATTAAATTTTTCTTGGAAACCAATTGGCGAAGCAATAATAATAGGTAATCCTAAAGCAGAATAAAAAGATAATTCCGATGGTTTTGTCCATAGAATATCCGTTTTTCGCAAAGCATAATTAAATTTTCTAAAATAATCATTAACCCTCGCTTTATAAATTATTTCAATATTTTTGTCTAAATATTTTTCCAATCCTAATTTTTTTATATTTTCTAAAAAATATTCTCTGAGATTTTTTTTGGTTCCAGCTGATAAAATTAATTTAATTTTTCCTTGTTTAATTTCAAAAATTAATTGTTTTAAAATTTTAATGCCAATTTCTTTTTGAGCGCCAGCTCCACCAATAGAAAACATTATTGTTAAAGGATGATCAGACTTTTCTGGCAAATTTCCTAAACTGGTTTTTATTAATGTTTTATATTTTTTGAAATACTTTTTTTGCGGATCTAAATTTAAAAGTCGATGTTTTAAATCTTCTTTTAAAATTTCTAAATTTTCATCGCCAATATTTTCTAAAGGCAATGGATAACCAGTTAAAAAAATATTTTTTTCTTTCACTCCATAAAGTTTCAATCTTTCAACCACTCTTTCTGTGGGAGCAAAATATTTAATTTTATTTTTTTCTTTGACTGACGGATTAAATGAAACCCAAGATCTAGAAATATCAACGTCACAAACAATACAAAAAATTTCTCCAGGATAATTA
It contains:
- a CDS encoding DNA-binding protein HU (histone-like DNA-binding protein); translated protein: MNKTELIDTIATKISIKKTEAEKMIATFIAIVTTTLKKGGEVALTGFGTFSAKKRAARMGVNPQNPTQKIKIPAVTVPKFKAGKTLKDALK